The stretch of DNA AGGGCTTTTTTTGGGTGGAAGTTTTTCTTCCAAGCGACAGTTTAACCACTAAGGTTTCTGCTCGGGTTAAAAGTCGGCTCCCATAGTGGAATTATTTGAAGATTGTATGCAAACTGTGCTCTAGGTCAGTACACCATCCCTTTGGAGTGTCTCCAACCGGGCTACCGTCACATCCCGCTTCAATCCCTGACCGGGGAGGATCTCCCCCACTCCAGACTCTTTGTCCACGTGGCCCTGACCAACCGCAGAGGAGGGGGCAAGCCTCACAAAAGAGGCCTGTCCGTGCGAAAAGCCCGCAGAGGTCGGGACTACACGGCCCTGAGGGACTTGGAAATCCGCTCCGTGGATGAGGTTTTCAAAATGGCCTCCCCCTTATTGAGAGAGGCCACCGACTTGAGGGAAAACATGCAGGTGAGCGGCTCGAGAGGCTTACGAAATATTCACGCTCCCTAATCCCGTTCTAATTGGCCCGcgtttgtttttcccccccgaaCAGAATTCCGTGGCTACGTTCAGGGAACTCTGCGGGGTGCCGGCCGTTTCCAACCTCATGCAGTGCATTCTGGCTCTGAGCTCCAGAGCCAGAGGATCTGACGGCATGCCTTTACTACTGTTTGACCTCCAGAAGCCCTTCCCCACCCTGGAGCCTCAGGGACCCCTGCCCGATGTCCTTCGCCGCGTCGTCTCCACATATGACACGGTGAGGAAGGAAAGGAGCTGACAGTAAATAtgcttattgtttgtttttttttctttcttccggGCCCTCCAAATACACAACGTATCTCTGAAGTAGATGAAAAGGAAGGAAATGATCAACAAAAGCCGCAAAGATCTCTAAAGTGCCACCGCCCATCTTCCTGTCTGCGTCCCACAACAATGTACAAACACCCCTCGCGTAGACAGAACTTCCTTCCGAGCACATTGCTTCTCAAACAAACGGACCTTTTTTAATACAGAAACCAAGTAAATTTTCGCTTTTATCTAAATCGAGAGCACTTCCAGCCAGATGAAACCCAGACATATTTTGACCTCGGAGGTCATGCTGAAGTAGTCGTACACTTCAGTAAAACAAATCTGATCGCGAATCAGCCCCTGTGGACACAAAGTTCCAGAGGTTTTGTTTGCAGCCTCAAAATAACACTTCTTACTGTGTAACAGTAGGGGTCCATCACgctctagatttttttttcttccttgccTCGCCAAGGGAATCATTAGCAAGTTCAAGATAGCATGAATCTAAAAATCCAAACAGGATATTTAGCTTTAGAGTGCCTCGCTGTTGTGGGGTGGAATCATTCCAGCCACCAAATGCTTTAAGGCAATAATTCTAGTCAAAATGAACTAAGTGTCGACAGGCaataatttataaatgtataaagtttaatctactctaatctaaatatcatctttctaaagggaaaaaatgggGGGAATGAAGAAAACAGCAAATATGTTCTTCACTTTGCAAAATGCTGAAGTACACTTTTACAGTTCCGGGTTTGAATCCTGACAAAAGCGTTTTCCCTGCGTATTCTGACTTTCtgtcttatttttaaaatctgcGCGAACAATCTAGTTTAGCCTCGTCTCTTTCCCAGAGTGAGTTAGCATCGGTTCCATGTCACCTGCCACCCCaatgagaaagcacaatgtagAAAGCGGCTGAATAGCTTCCCATTTTGCCTGAATTCTACCCTTCTTTCAGCGTCCAACCTACACCCTTCCTGCCCTTTCCTCCTTTCCCCCGAGGGGCCGCTTCACCCACAGCTGACCCACATAAAGTCGACTCGACTCAGACGTGCACTTGCACTCGGCCATTCTCCTCGACATTATACCTTTTCTTACGGCCGcatcacaaaaatatttgaactCACTGCTCTTTCCTACCAAGCAAACAGTGACACCATTCtaattcccatttaaaatgcaGTCGAAAGCTCGTAAAGCTTTCGCGTGTGTGCCTGCGCTAATTAGAATAATGAGCAAGCTCGATGATTGTCATGTATGCTTCTTCAGATAAACGCGAGCACATTGTGCTGGAATCCTCAGGGGCCACTCCTTTGGAGTAatgaccacacacacaaacacacacgaaaCCCAGTAATAACACGAGTTGCCTGCAGCTGATTAATGCGAGGACTCAACTGGCAAAGCCTGCAGGAACGCCATCCCATATAACAAACTAACGACTCTCGCACAGGCATAAATCTCGCTTGGATGCAGTTTACAATGCTGGTGCGAAAACCCACTAGGCCAAAGTCGCATTCAAATCCATGCCATCGGCATTCGGCGTCCCTTTCAAAGGAAAGCGGCTCCGAATTGGACAAAAAGTCACGCGCAAATTGCGGTTTTCTACTTAAACGCGGGTGAAAAAGAGCTCCGGTTCAATGGGGTCTTCACACCAAAGCCTTCATTAGGACTTCATGACCTGAACCTTAttgttgtgttgtgtgtttgtgcagaTGGTTCAAGCTAGCAAATCAGTTTTTGAGCTTTCGGAGGGAATTCAAGAGAAGATTCTGCGTATTCAGATGACAGGTGAGTGAAAATGGGGAGGGTTTTTTCGCCTGAGTACTCGTTTAAGACACTGTGTACTTTGATTTATGGGATGGAACTGGAAAATGGGGGTCATGACATTGGAAGGATTAGTCAACATTTAGGAATTGAAATGGGTttgtttggaaagaaaaaaatcgctCGCATTTGAAGTAGTttcaatttttccatttttttcttttttttgtcatttgactAAGTTCAGTTGGTTTCAATTAGGTTTGAGGAACTGTTACACAGGCCTGAAATATGCTGATGCTTTGAATGTTAGCTAGAAGTCCGcagtttttaatcacttttagtattattattagctTTCTTTTTGACATAGGGTCATTTATTGGACACAATTAATATTACAGCCAAATTGAGTGTAGTTTTGTAAACCTAAAaactattttcatttcattttaagtaCTTTGCAATCACatcttttaaaaagttttccattttattcctcCACAGGATGAGCATGCATTTACACACAACAGCAGGGCAATGTTGAAAAATAGTTTAATATGATAACACAATAAACATTGAGATTCCCCAAGTGATCTATCAAAATGTACATTAATGTGTTTAGAcattaatctttgaatttccTCGaggcaagaagaaaaaaaaaagtttagtcgACATTAAGTCCTTGCCTCCCATCCCAGTTTTGTTGACTTCAGCAttctgacccccccccccccgcttgTCAGCAGAGAGCCAATAAGCAGCAAATCATGTGTtggacagtaaaaaaaagttcttgTGAGATATTTTTATGCAGCCATTTCACATGCACGCTGTTTTGAATAGAGAAAGCCTTGACCTGGATGAAAGAAGCACTTGTAAATCTTATCTGGCCACCTCCCACCATTGACTTTCAGAATTATACACCACATATTTGCATCCTCGCAGCTTCTGTCACGAGGATGTCAGTCATGGGAAGGAGATTTTTTAATGGGGGGTCAAGTTTCACTGCCGATGACGGGGACGGACGTCCAATCTCTGCTGCCAGGACTCCCAATTTAcagggattggacatctatcgtcgTCAACGGTGGCCGAGGTGAAACGTGCTAGGTTGCATTTGCGTGTAAGGGCCGTTGCAACAATATAGGTTTGAGTTGCTAAGCAACGCGGACAAATTCAGAAATCTGGTAACTCgcggaatatatatatatagagagcgCAGTGCATTTAGAATTGCCACGTTAATACATCAGGCCGTTAATTCCTCacggtgagtgtgtgtgtgtgtgtgtccacgaCGCATGTGTAACGTCTGGACTCGTGTTAATGGCGCGCCTCGTTTTAACCCATTTCTCTGTTCCCATGGCAACTGGGGGGACCGTGGCCCGGGGCAGCCAGAGGAAACGGCAATATACGGAGAGAAGATCTTGCATGTGGACTTGGGTTCAAGTGATTCATGATAATATTGCTTGATTTAACCAGATctggcaacaacaaaaagtacATCACTACAAAAAAATTAGTTGATTTGGTGTCTAATGATCAACTAGTGGAAAATGATTTGTCAATTGGCATTGCCAatgaacccccaaaaaacaagggTTACAACACAAGACACTTAACAAAAATGGACTTATTTAACAGCTcaccattttggatttttttttttttcagccatgAGGTTCCACGAACATCTCCAATCTCTGGCGGCAAAAGAGGGCTTGAAGGGCCGGAAGGCGGGTCACGCGGTGGAGAACTTCACCTGGAACATCACCATCCTTAAGGTCAGAAGGCCACGGACAAGCCTCGTTTACCCTTTTTAAAGCCACTGCCTCACATTGGACGCCCGGCCTTCCTCCCCTCAGGGTCAAGCCGACCTGCTCACGCACGCCAAGTCGGATGTTCGGGAGAACATGAAGCAGGTGCACGACGCCGCCGTGACCGGTAACCTCGCCCGGGGAGGGGTCGCCAGATCGCACTCACGAAAAAGCCACGATAGGCCCCACGCGCTCCTGGGCGACTGACTTTATAGGTTGTCCGCGTGATACACTATAGtataaaaactaaagaaaaaattCTATGGAGGGCCAAGGTGAACTAACCTGTTTCGTTTTTGATATTGTGCGACATTCAAAAAGTCTGTACTTCATGTTTGTAGAACACCAAAATGGCTTTTGACATTTCCCGTTGTGCATTGCTTGCTTTGAATATGCGACTTTCCCCCTAAAATTAGGTACTGTAATTTTTGGACATTAAGGCCTAATAGCCAAAAAATACACTCATATGCTACCCTCTTAAAATAATGGATTTATTGCTCAAAGTAAAATTTGCCCACCCCACTTGACCCTTCATGTTCctgaatttctttaaaaatgcatcCTTTTAAAATAATTCCCAGAATTGTTTATAACATCACTGAAAAAATGTGGCCCTCAAGCACAAAACTTTGCACACTTCTAGTGATTTAGTATTTTATTGTTccttttgaaaaatgattgaatgagcaCACATACAAAATTACAGTAAACATAGCCCTTGAGCACAAAAGTGTAAAATCATTCCTTGAGTCTTTTTATAAAAACTGATATATAGCCCTTGAGCACCAAAAAGGAATGACTGTGACCCTTGAGCACAAAACTTCATCTGAAATGGAAAAATGAGCCAGTCTGTGCCATAGTAGGGAGGTCGGTGGGAACTTAACTCACCAAGTCGAGTGACCGCTTGCCACGCAAGAGTTCTTCGGATCAAATCCAACATACTTCATGTCACTTTTCATCTGCAATGGAAAGATAGTGAGCCAGTACCACCCAAGTAGGGTGGTGGGCTGGGAACTTAGCTCACCAAGTAGAGTGACTGCTTGCCACGCAAGAGTTCGTCGGATCGAACCCAACATACTTCATGTCACTTTTCATCTGCAAGGGAAAGATAGTGAGCCAGTACGAAccaagtagggtggtgggttgggaacTTAGCTCACCAAGTAGAGTGACCGCTTGCTATGCAAGAGTTCGTCGGCTCGAACCCAACATACTTCATGTCACTTTTCATCTGCAATGGAAAGATAGTAAGCCAGTACGAAccaagtagggtggtgggttgggaacTTAGCTCACCAAGTAGAGTGACCACTTGCCACGCAAGAGTTCGTCGGATCGAACCCAACACACTTCATGTCACTTTTCATCTGCAATGGAAAGATAGTGAGCCAGTACGAAccaagtagggtggtgggttgggaacTTAGCTCACCAAGTAGAGTGACCGCTTGCCATGCAAGTGTTCGTCGGATCGAACCCAACATACTTCATGTCACTTTTCATCTGCAATGGAAAGATAGTCAGCCAGTACGAAccaagtagggtggtgggttgggaacTTAGCTCACCAAGTAGAGTGACCGCTTGCCATGCAAGAGTTCGTCGGATCGAACCCAACATACTTCATGTCACTTTTCATCTGCAAGGGAAAGATAGTGAGCCAGTACGAAccaagtagggtggtgggttgggaacTTAGCTCACCAAGTAGAGTGACCGCTTGCCACGCAAGAGTTCGTCGGATCGAATCCAACATACTTCAACTTGCAACAGGAataagttcaattccactctgcaattctcaaattgtttattgaggtaatgaaaaggatagatataacttccaatcacatcatttcagaagtcactgtggtccagtggcaaagacaatgggtcagaacttcaggtggactcaagttcaaatcaggagtgagttcaattccactctttgcaattctcaaattctttattgaggtaatgaaaaggataaatataacttccaatcatgtataggcgggccgcctcgtggtgcagtgggttagtcacctgccttcgacgtgggtgtcgatggttcacgtcccggtgtcgccagtcaacgactgcgtggcgtcggcagtcggccgaaggccgactgtcgaacgccaccagggatcccccctcccaactgtcttccggtcagccgaaggctgaccggaaatattgttttgctgaaaaaaatgactaagtgtttatttgaatgaaaaaaggattacccatttactgaactactagtgtagtgatcagtcaaacgagagcgggattcgaaccccagtctcccacatggcagtcaaactaACTAACttggtctgtctgacccattgactttgccactggaccacagtgacttctgaaatgatgtgactggaagttatatttatccttttcattacctcaataaacaatttgagatttgcaaagagtggacttgaactcactccagatttgaacttgtgtccaacttcaatttcaacccattgttcttgccactggaccacagtgccttctgaaatgatgtgattggaagttatatttatccttttcattacctcaataaacaatttgagaattgcaaagagtggaatcaaactcacttctgatttgaacttgagtccacctgaacttctgacccattgtctttgccactgcaccacagtaaagttggaagttgtaagTTGTCACGCAAGAGTTCGTCGGATCGAATCCAACATCCACCAACTTGTCACTCTTCATCTGCAATGGAAAAGGTCTGTGCAATAGTAGGGAAGTGGGTGCTTACTTAGCTCAGGAGGTAGAGTGCCTGCTTACCATCCCAAAGTAGTTGGCTCAATTCCCACATCCTCCAACTTGTCACTCTTCAGCtcaaacagaaaaaatgtaaaacagttCTCACTTGTCAAAGAAATGTGACCAAGCATTTAAATAGGCTGCACAACAAGCTTACATTCTATACATTAGAGGtgaccaactccagtcctcaagagccactatccagtctgtttacCATAtcaccctcctctaccacacagTGCGTTGGttgagggagatatggaaaacaggcaGGATAGCAGCTCTTGGAGACTGGAGTCAGCCACCCCTGCATTCATTGTTTCAACATCCATTTCAAACTCACCTGTTCTGCCCCAGTCAGTATATTGCCCGGCGAATATTTTCCCCCCCCATCGCTGCCTAGTCAACGTCTGCCTTCTGTGTACTTGCTTCCTTTGCGTGCAAAATATTGTACAGTATTTTATTACTAAGATGTTCTTTCCTTTTACCGTAAAAGAGTATTTTACATAACATTACATTCTCGCTCCATCTGTGCGGTCCATGAAAACCTTCAGtggaaatggaaataaaattgttttcaaAAGAGCAACacttgacatgtttttttaggTTTCAATTAGGACTGGGCGATGGTCATTTTGTTCAAATCGAGGAACTTACCAAGCATACGTTGATTTCAGTGGGTAGTTGGATTTTTATTTGGAGGGAATAATGGTGAGGAGGGGGTTTGGAAGACATTCCATCATTTTGGAAAGGTTTTGGAAAGTGACGACGTACTTaaaggttaaaaataaaaaaaggaataagatCACAGTAGGATTTTGTTTGGTTCAGAGAAGATTACGCTAAGAGGCACTAGAGTTTGGGGACAGAGCAGAACGCTTCCTTGACCAGGAGGACGTCTTTCTTCAATCCTAATGACAAACGTCCTCTGGAGGACACAAAAACCATTACAGTGAGATGGAACAGAAttatgatacaaaaaaaaaaatcaaaaaagtgAGCGTTTTAACTACGTGCAGTCATTTGGCtacagcaaaaaacaaaaaaaagcttgtgTGGAAGTCGGTTGGATACAGTGCCACCTTGAAATACCAGTGCCCTATCGTGAGTAAATATTTGACTTATTCAAACGTGTTGTTTTGGTGCAAAGATCACTTTTAAGTCCAGATAATTCACCTGATGTGAAAAGTCTTCAACAAATGGGTGACAATTTATTTGACTTAAGAGAAGCCCAATTAATGAGTAAATATTTGACTtaagagtgaaaaaaatgaagcccaagaattttagattttttttttaaaaacgttctTTTGTCATTCATTACTAGTTGTTATTTTAAATTGACATCTTTGAATTGATTTAAACTTTTTGATTGCCGGTGGCAAACGACGTAGATGTCAATTGGGGACCTCAAAATATTATCCCATGAGCCCCACCcagttggcccccgggccgcatgTTTAAGACCACTCAGGTTTAACGGATAAAACGTGCTAAATGGTGTCAAAAGAACACCAAAAAGAGGGTCGATTTGGCTCAGTCAAGTTAAGGATTTCAATATGACTTCTATTCACGTGAGCCTCTGaataaaaatggaggaaaactGATAAGTCAAAGTAGCACTGAACCAGTTCCGCTTAAACAGTACTGAAAATGGCCACGGTCCACATGTCCAACTTTTAAAAGTGTAGCAGCTTCGCAAAAGGTCACAACCGTGACACCAAGTCTTATGGATTTGGACAAGCTGGCGAGGAGGTAAAACGGGGGTGCTGAAGGCGAGAGTGTTTTACTTGTTCAAAAATCACTGGGGTTGACAATGGTGAAGTCGGAGTCCTTGCTGTTGGTGGAACCTTCGTCCGGGCTGGACGATCCCGACGCCCCGGGCGCCGTCAGGGGGTCGGCGAAGGTCCCCGCCGCCCCCTCGGGCTCCATGCGCACCGGGCCGCGGCCTCGCCTGCCCGCCCCCGCCGACCCCTGCAGGTCGCCATCCTGACACACCACAATGTAGTCTTCCCAGTTCTTAGGTTGGGGCGGCAcctggacggacggacggacgggagaGGACATTCAGTCTTGGACTGTTTTGAAATGGAGTCATCAGTCAGCGACTCATCATCTTTTTCCCATTAATGGACGACTTAAGCATGCTACTTTCCGctcaacatttttaaagtaaatatgTTTTGGAATTAAGCAGTCACTAggcctacaaaaaaaaatgtaaaccctGGGGAAGATTTGGACGCAAATTGATACATCACAGCAGTCAAAAGACAAAAGTGAATGATTCCATCTGAATTtaatccaaaaacattcattcttgCCGTAGTGTCATGGCCAATGCACCTCTGGCGGCGTCACGGTTTGCTCCTCCTCTTCGCCCGCCATCTTGCTGGCGTCTCCTCCGGGGGCCCGCCCTCTCCCGCCGGCCACGGCCAACAAGGTGTAATGGTCGTCGGCAATGTTGATCTCTTCGTTTTCGCCGGCCTCCAACTGGCTCTGATTAAAGCGCAGCGCCCCCTTGAGGATATCTTTAATCTGCAAAGAAGGAGTTGATGTCCAATGCATTCCAAGTGGGAGGGACGGTGGGAGGAGGCATGAACAAATATTCCCTCTCCTTTGTAATCAGAGTCAggcattattttgcaaagtaAAAAATCCTCTGCGCTTACTGAAGAAACTAAACTTTTGCAGATGCCGACACATTGCCCAcccttttaataataaaaagtcaTTTGTTACTGTTATCGACAAAATTGCTGCTGGTACCTCAAAAAATGCCTCCGTTACAAACAGCTCCATTATTATTTTCGAAAGAGATGTCTCAGTCGGCagaaatgtttgctttttttttttttccattgttattGATCATTTTGTCACTAAACCAGTCAGAAAGCAATCAAGTGTTTTGTGTCTTAACGAACGCTGAAGTGGATGTCTCACCTGCTTGAGCCCCGCTAACGAAACAAGAACTTCATCTTCTTTGGCCAAGTGTTCTTGCAAAATGACTTCCTGGATTTTACCTGAAAAGATGTAATTTTACACTCAAGCGGGGTACATACAACTTTCCCAAAGGTGCGTTTTGAACAGTGGTGGGCTTGACTCACAAATGTGACTATTCATCATCTTAGCACAATATTTGCTCATGGCCTCCAGGTCATTGATCTGTCCCTGCAAGAACGACACTTGGGCCTCCAAATCGTCCTCCTGTCATCcggtaaatacatttaaaaaaacgagaAGGCACGGATGCCGAGAACGAGCCAAAGCGTCTCCTCACCGTTTCCTTCCTGGACATGCTTTTGCTGTGGGAACGCGAGCGAGTGATGTGGAAAAAGGACTCTTTCTTGGCAGAGGAGAAGGGAGGCGACGAGGCGCTCAAGTCGCTGCCTCCCCTGAAGAGCGCCGGGGGCGGCGAGGCGGAGGAATGACCGGCGGAGACGTTTTCTGAACTGAGCCTCCTGGCGATTTGGCCTGAGAGAGAAAACATGACCTCCACGTCAACAGTCACGTCTCAATGACGTCCAATCGGGACCTgggaatgccccaaaaatcaACGGAGTGACAGCAAATTATATCATTACAGCTGCTACCAAACTTTGAAACCTGCAGTTTATAAACAAATGAGGCTGGCAATAAAAACGGTATAAACACAAATTTCTGTTTTCCAATTTAGTGGGTGCCGCTTATAGTTGAGTGTAAAAAACATAGCAGTAGTAATAGATAACCAAATGATAAGCATGTGTATATGAAAGAATGGCCACAAATAGTCATAGTATATTATACAGCTTTAACCCTTTGACTGCCCAAATAATTTTTTGGCAAAAATTAAAAGTTTCATGACGGGCCAAAATAGCACAAATGCACCAGATGCCGAAAAACGTTTTGAAGTTGGAGCTCCGCAAAAAAAGCTATCCGAAATGGAAAAGAAAGACGAATGTGGACAAACATTTTACTGGACTTCTTTCgatttttaaattctaaaaacttcatttttgaagtaaaaaaatattctgaatAAAAATAGGAATGATCTCAGAAAGCTAATATTGGTATTTTGGATGGGTAATGGTATCCACATCATCAGAAACTTAGGACAAAGAAGGAAATAGATCCTTCATAtattaaaaatagtaaaatgcaatttttcggAAGCATAAATCCCCCCAGCATCGGGCAGCCAAAGGGTTAAAGCAACAAACAAATACTAGGCCATTTAATTCAATCACTTTAGTTGACTGTCACTTCCCTCTGCTGTTCAGTATTTGTTACTACAAAAACAACTCGAAAAAGGCACAAAAGAGGGTGCTTTTAAATGCTTTTTTACCTTGCTTGTCACTCTGCGTGGCCAGATGATATGCTCCACCGGAAATCACATCTAACATACAAAGTATTGGCAAAATGCTGCAAAGTGTTtccattattattacttttttttttgtgacacaCCTTTACTGAGGTGGACGGGCATGCTCTCCGATTTTAGAAGACGGTAGTGCTGCGAGTGGCTCGGCGGAGGTCCCGGGGCGGTGCCAGCTTCGACGAGGGGGTGCGCTAAAGGGGGCACCGTGGTGGAAGCGGGCGGCGAGGAGGAGCGGATCTCGCTGTCGACGGGCGACGCGGCGCCGCCCGACGATATGGCCGGAGAGATGAGCTTCCGGCCAAAGTTGAGCAAACTAGTGGACACTTTGTTGATGTTGAGGGGGGTGCCTTTTGTGCTGGAACTTCTAGAAAGGGAGGAACATTTTCACAGTTGTCAGTTCTCCAACGTCAAATTGAAAGATGTTAGCAGTTGAAGCGCCTTTTACCGTGTTTTGTTCATCAGGTCGGCTCCTCTGGTTTTGTAGTAATCCAGATTTTGCTGGAACCGGTAGTTGACGGGTCGGGGATGGTTCTGTAAAAGTGGGAAAACGATAGCGTGCATTTAAAAATTGGCAGATTACCAGTGCTCAATGTCACCGGGGACAGACGAAGGGGGACCGCGATTCGGTTCTTACTCTGGGATCTCGGAGAAAGAGCGCTTTCTGGAGCAGAGAGTTGATGTCACCGAGTGGGGGGTAGTGCATGAGGAGGCCCAGGCATGTTTGGAAGTTGCTGGCAATCACTGTAAAGGAATCAAGAGCTAGCATTTTAGAATGTACTAAATGAGCATCTAAACATGCTTGCTTTTAGGAGGAGCATACGTGCGTCGCGGATATACAGCAACATGGCCACGAAGACGTAATCCACCAGGTCTAGGGTGATGCTATCAGCGAAGAGAGCATCCCAAACCACCAGAAGGTCCTGAAGCGGGAATTCGCGACCAAACAGCAAACGCACCCAGCGGCTAAAGGGGACATAAAACACGCAATTCTCATTTTTGGGAAATGACTGTTCAGCAGTACGTTGGCGAACATGAGCCGGATTTTTTCCCCAGTGAAATTAAGGTTGAAACTTACATTCCGTAGATTTGCGGGGCGATTTCCAGACGGTTGAGATGCATGTGAAGCTCCACGTCGTGCTTCTTCACCAGCAGATCTTGGATGCGGTTGACTTTGGTGACGATGGCCACAGACGGGCCCATGTCTTGAGGCCGCGCAAACGGGATGCTGCTAAGCATTTCTTCTTTACCCTTCAGGCGAAAAAGTCACATTGCTTATCAAGCATGAGaaccaaatgcaaaaaaaaaaagtactttggaGATCATAACATGCAACTTACCCGCCTGACTTCTCGCTCATAGCAGGAAAACCACGGTTCTGCCGTTTCCATAAGCAGAGAGAAGAGTGCACTAAAGAAGAGATAACGGGTCACGTGTCGTGAACAATGAcggaaattgaattgaattcggTGGAGTGTGGTGTGAAAAGATTAATGCAGCCTTTTAGATGAAAATAgcttaaaataaaaactcattcccttttaaaatgttttttaaatacattttaaacatgttattgttgtttgtAATGTTATATGATACGAGGGCTTTAAGCAGAGTGTCTttgtttcatacctgtcaacctctgccgataactgcccttataaatgattatgattccccttacaaacccccaaaaaaccttacaaacaccgtacgtcgtacggtgtttgtaaggttttttgggggtttgtaaggggaatcataatcatttataagggcagttatcggcagaggttgacaggtatgtttgttttcattcagtTCAGTTTAGTTTTGAATGTATACATGTGAATATATcatttacttttaaaaacaaagaaaacaaataagaaaaatataattgagATTTGGCACTTTGATGGCAACCAAAGAGTGTTTCTGTGTAATACTCACTAGGCATCATGTTCAAGGTACAGTGGATTCAACAAGCATTTCATCTCCTCACTGTGGGAAAAAGGAGAtctgcttgtaaaaaaaaaatctaaaagaaGATCTTGGagaccacccaaaaaaaaaagatcacaatTTGACGAAAAAAACAAGACGAGACCTCGGATTGGCCGTCTCGCTGGCATGTTGGAAGGCTTGATGGTCGCAGTGAAGCACGAAAACGATGGGCGCCAGCAATTCGTGCATCCCCTATGGACaattgggggggggaaaaaaacgaaggGTGAGACCCATTTTGCAAGGGAGAGAAAATACGCTTCATTTGTGCTCACTCATCCTTTAATAGTGATGCACGAGCTTTGT from Stigmatopora argus isolate UIUO_Sarg chromosome 21, RoL_Sarg_1.0, whole genome shotgun sequence encodes:
- the tbc1d5 gene encoding TBC1 domain family member 5 isoform X1; its protein translation is MQHPNFETRHPLQADEQQETGFDPLNNIVTDQNRGSVDGSTDSPSTFLSYRKEWDDLFLNGNYPAKIRQAGVVGRLRSSRFRSVCWKLYLEALPEDKSQWIHKTKELRAQYEKIKETHITNPRKAAGQQDLVVNNPLSQDEGSLWNKFFQDKELKGMIKQDVLRTFPEIRYFQDDDVRTKLTDILFCYARENEQLLYKQGMHELLAPIVFVLHCDHQAFQHASETANPSEEMKCLLNPLYLEHDAYALFSLLMETAEPWFSCYEREVRRGKEEMLSSIPFARPQDMGPSVAIVTKVNRIQDLLVKKHDVELHMHLNRLEIAPQIYGIRWVRLLFGREFPLQDLLVVWDALFADSITLDLVDYVFVAMLLYIRDALIASNFQTCLGLLMHYPPLGDINSLLQKALFLRDPRNHPRPVNYRFQQNLDYYKTRGADLMNKTRSSSTKGTPLNINKVSTSLLNFGRKLISPAISSGGAASPVDSEIRSSSPPASTTVPPLAHPLVEAGTAPGPPPSHSQHYRLLKSESMPVHLSKDVISGGAYHLATQSDKQGQIARRLSSENVSAGHSSASPPPALFRGGSDLSASSPPFSSAKKESFFHITRSRSHSKSMSRKETEDDLEAQVSFLQGQINDLEAMSKYCAKMMNSHICKIQEVILQEHLAKEDEVLVSLAGLKQIKDILKGALRFNQSQLEAGENEEINIADDHYTLLAVAGGRGRAPGGDASKMAGEEEEQTVTPPEVPPQPKNWEDYIVVCQDGDLQGSAGAGRRGRGPVRMEPEGAAGTFADPLTAPGASGSSSPDEGSTNSKDSDFTIVNPSDF
- the tbc1d5 gene encoding TBC1 domain family member 5 isoform X2, which codes for MQHPNFETRHPLQADEQQETGFDPLNNIVTDQNRGSVDGSTDSPSTFLSYRKEWDDLFLNGNYPAKIRQAGVVGRLRSSRFRSVCWKLYLEALPEDKSQWIHKTKELRAQYEKIKETHITNPRKAAGQQDLVVNNPLSQDEGSLWNKFFQDKELKGMIKQDVLRTFPEIRYFQDDDVRTKLTDILFCYARENEQLLYKQGMHELLAPIVFVLHCDHQAFQHASETANPSEEMKCLLNPLYLEHDAYALFSLLMETAEPWFSCYEREVRRGKEEMLSSIPFARPQDMGPSVAIVTKVNRIQDLLVKKHDVELHMHLNRLEIAPQIYGIRWVRLLFGREFPLQDLLVVWDALFADSITLDLVDYVFVAMLLYIRDALIASNFQTCLGLLMHYPPLGDINSLLQKALFLRDPRNHPRPVNYRFQQNLDYYKTRGADLMNKTRSSSTKGTPLNINKVSTSLLNFGRKLISPAISSGGAASPVDSEIRSSSPPASTTVPPLAHPLVEAGTAPGPPPSHSQHYRLLKSESMPVHLSKGQIARRLSSENVSAGHSSASPPPALFRGGSDLSASSPPFSSAKKESFFHITRSRSHSKSMSRKETEDDLEAQVSFLQGQINDLEAMSKYCAKMMNSHICKIQEVILQEHLAKEDEVLVSLAGLKQIKDILKGALRFNQSQLEAGENEEINIADDHYTLLAVAGGRGRAPGGDASKMAGEEEEQTVTPPEVPPQPKNWEDYIVVCQDGDLQGSAGAGRRGRGPVRMEPEGAAGTFADPLTAPGASGSSSPDEGSTNSKDSDFTIVNPSDF